The following are encoded together in the Campylobacter devanensis genome:
- the ppk2 gene encoding polyphosphate kinase 2, translating to MSSQEDFVTIKVKKSKLKYEEELKKLQVEFLKFQTYVKKEGLKVLIIFEGRDASGKGGTIKRLIEHVNPRGCRVVALEKPSDVERTQWYFQRYIDHLPSAGEIVIFDRSWYNRAGVEPVMGFCTQEEHREFLRQVPKFEEMIVSSGIILFKFYFSVSKDEQKRRFKERNTDPLKQYKLSPVDEKSQELWDQYTIAKYSMLLASNTPYAPWSIIVSNDKKKARINVFKHILSNVNYDNKISQKELKVDNEIYRSGSAEIQKMEENFNKMEENFNQEHIKARD from the coding sequence TTGAGTAGCCAAGAAGATTTTGTAACCATTAAAGTCAAAAAATCAAAACTAAAATATGAAGAAGAGCTTAAAAAACTTCAGGTTGAATTTTTAAAATTTCAAACATATGTTAAAAAAGAGGGCTTAAAAGTCTTAATAATTTTTGAGGGTCGTGATGCTTCTGGTAAGGGCGGTACGATAAAAAGATTAATCGAACACGTAAACCCAAGGGGATGTCGTGTGGTTGCGCTTGAAAAACCAAGTGATGTTGAAAGAACTCAGTGGTATTTCCAACGCTATATCGATCATTTGCCAAGCGCTGGAGAGATTGTAATCTTTGATAGAAGCTGGTATAACAGAGCTGGAGTTGAGCCTGTTATGGGATTTTGTACGCAAGAGGAGCATAGGGAGTTTTTACGCCAAGTTCCTAAATTTGAAGAGATGATAGTAAGCTCAGGGATTATTTTATTTAAGTTTTATTTCTCAGTATCAAAAGATGAGCAAAAAAGACGCTTTAAAGAGCGTAACACTGACCCATTAAAACAGTATAAACTCTCACCAGTTGATGAAAAGAGTCAAGAATTATGGGATCAATATACAATTGCTAAATACTCAATGCTATTAGCTTCAAATACTCCATATGCGCCTTGGTCAATCATTGTAAGCAATGATAAGAAAAAGGCTAGAATAAATGTATTTAAGCATATTTTAAGTAATGTAAATTATGATAACAAAATTAGCCAAAAAGAGCTAAAAGTAGATAATGAAATTTATAGAAGCGGAAGCGCTGAAATCCAAAAAATGGAAGAAAATTTCAACAAAATGGAAGAAAATTTCAACCAAGAACACATTAAAGC
- a CDS encoding DJ-1 family glyoxalase III gives MAKVAVMMANGFEEIEALSVVDILRRAGVETSMVALDNSLEVSGAHGVSLRADVLFNEYDFASADMIVLPGGLPGAEYLAKSDKLGQKLKEAKANNKKLAAICAAPWALSTAEVLGEHYTCYPGFEDTVNHAGYRADKNVVIDGNIITSRGPATAMEFALMLVRELCGEQKYSELKSGLLA, from the coding sequence ATGGCAAAAGTAGCTGTGATGATGGCAAATGGTTTTGAAGAGATTGAAGCGCTTAGCGTGGTTGATATTTTACGCAGAGCTGGTGTAGAGACTAGTATGGTAGCACTTGATAACTCTTTAGAAGTAAGCGGTGCGCATGGCGTAAGCCTAAGAGCTGATGTATTATTTAATGAGTATGATTTTGCTAGTGCTGATATGATTGTTTTACCTGGAGGGCTTCCTGGAGCAGAGTATCTAGCCAAAAGTGATAAACTTGGTCAAAAATTAAAAGAAGCCAAAGCAAATAACAAGAAGTTAGCAGCTATTTGCGCAGCTCCTTGGGCGCTTAGCACTGCTGAGGTTTTAGGTGAGCATTATACTTGTTATCCAGGATTTGAAGATACAGTAAATCACGCTGGATATAGAGCTGATAAAAATGTCGTAATAGATGGAAACATCATCACCTCAAGAGGTCCAGCTACGGCTATGGAGTTTGCTTTAATGCTTGTTCGTGAGCTATGTGGCGAGCAAAAATATAGCGAACTAAAATCTGGGCTTTTAGCCTAA